The Pseudofrankia inefficax genome window below encodes:
- a CDS encoding enoyl-CoA hydratase-related protein codes for MEAGPPRPEVRIDRDGPLAVVTVDRPGTRNAFGPDTLHHVAGVIRQAADDGIRALVLTGDGEVSFSSGMDLKALASAPREQLAAAVEAFDAALDAADRPPLIAAVNGAATGGGFEIALRCDLVVAADHATFGLPEVRRGIVPGGRGTLLPGRIPIAVALEIGIVGEPISAARAYELGLVNRVVSAPELLDVARGLGRRIAANGPLAVARTRALMWTAATESAALAWEETRRVRDDPDLAREMREGVTAFLEKRAPRW; via the coding sequence ATGGAAGCTGGACCACCTCGCCCGGAGGTCAGGATCGACCGGGACGGCCCCCTGGCCGTGGTGACCGTCGATCGCCCGGGTACGCGCAACGCCTTCGGGCCCGACACGCTGCATCACGTCGCGGGCGTGATCCGGCAGGCCGCGGACGACGGCATCCGCGCGCTCGTCCTGACCGGCGACGGCGAGGTGAGCTTCTCGTCGGGAATGGACCTGAAGGCACTCGCCAGCGCGCCTCGCGAGCAGCTGGCCGCCGCCGTGGAAGCCTTCGACGCCGCGCTGGACGCGGCCGACCGGCCGCCGCTCATCGCCGCCGTCAACGGTGCCGCGACCGGCGGCGGCTTCGAGATCGCGTTGCGCTGCGACCTCGTCGTGGCGGCGGACCACGCGACCTTCGGGCTGCCGGAGGTCCGGCGCGGGATCGTGCCGGGCGGCCGCGGCACGCTGCTGCCGGGCCGCATCCCGATCGCCGTCGCGCTCGAGATCGGGATCGTCGGCGAGCCGATCAGCGCGGCGCGGGCCTACGAGCTCGGCCTGGTGAACCGGGTCGTCTCCGCCCCTGAGCTGCTGGACGTCGCGCGGGGCCTCGGGCGCCGGATCGCCGCGAACGGCCCCCTGGCCGTCGCGCGCACCCGCGCACTGATGTGGACAGCCGCGACCGAGTCGGCCGCGCTCGCCTGGGAGGAGACGCGGCGCGTGCGAGACGACCCCGACCTGGCCCGGGAGATGCGGGAGGGCGTCACCGCCTTCCTGGAGAAGCGCGCCCCTCGCTGGTGA